The Marivirga salinae DNA window TGCTTTAACATTTAGAGTACCAGAAACAGAGCAATATTTACCCGCTGCCAATTCAACCAATTTCATAAATTCATCTTCCTTTAAATTGTCTGATGTAGCGGTAAAAATCATATGGATACTTTCATATGCCCTCGGGTGTTCTTCTCTTCTTTTTCCTACGGTCTCAACTTGAAGGTCCATTAGATTTTTCCTTCTTTTCTTAATCATTTCCACTAAATCTACCGATGCGCACGAAGCTAAGGCAGCCAAGAGACTTTCCATTGGAGAAAAATAGTCCTTGCTTTTGGCGTCATACATATCAATATTTAAGATATTGCCTGACTCATTTTTGCTCTCATATTCCTTAGGAGCCAGCATATTTGTGATTACTCTCATTTCTTTATAATTAAAATTTTCAGGAAATCGCAAAGCTACAATCTTATAAATAAATTAGTAAGCTTATAACTTATATTTTCAATCGCTGTAAGATTCCATTATCTTTTCCTAATTTTAGAAAAGCCTAAATTAGCATAAATGTTAAAAATAATTCAAGACGATCCTTGGTTAGCTCCGTACGAACCCGATATTCAAAGCCGGTTCGATTATTTTAAATCAGAATTGGATAGAATTCAATTTCAATATGGAGATTTATTAAAATATGCTTCTCGACATCAGGAGCTGGGTTTTCAAAAGACAAAAGCTGGGGTTTCTTATAAAGAATGGGCACCCGGGGCTCAAGCTCTATCTTTAGTGGGTGATTTTAATAATTGGGATGAAAATGCTCACCCGATGCAGAAAGATGAAAATGGAATTTGGGAAGTTGAAATTAAAAAGGATGAGGGTTTAGCACATCTTTCACCTATTAAAGTGAGAGTTACTTCGGCCAATGGAAAGCATGACAGAATTCCTGCTTACATAAAATATGCTACACAAAACGAAGAGGATTATGATTTTACGGGAAGAGTTTGGGATCCTGAAAAAGCATTCAAGTGGACAGATACTAAATTTAAGTTAGCGGAAATTAAAAATCCTGTAATTTATGAATGCCATCCAGGTATGGCGCAGGAAAAAGAAGGAGTGGGCACTTTCAAGGAATTCGAAGAGAATATATTACCAAGAATAA harbors:
- a CDS encoding OsmC family protein encodes the protein MRVITNMLAPKEYESKNESGNILNIDMYDAKSKDYFSPMESLLAALASCASVDLVEMIKKRRKNLMDLQVETVGKRREEHPRAYESIHMIFTATSDNLKEDEFMKLVELAAGKYCSVSGTLNVKATYEVVIKEI